A single region of the Thermoanaerobacterium sp. PSU-2 genome encodes:
- a CDS encoding MBL fold metallo-hydrolase — MKPIYDHIVSEYDTKLKAYVEERRYMDAYKYIFKQKNLVSDLDRSIYLYLILWQVKVEIYLGIIEDAKEHFLNIFDNIILSKNNIPLFIECVLLLDMFELSLKKDGIYEQLINYDEENNWINLYIFILSFKNKSRNYSIEDELLYMAEKNTDRFFRSLIHTVLAEAYKDDDDARWRIELRKAYELNHDNLRMIRLMIQWGVKGDDELRKVKYFRYFPENKFILKKYYQLYSEVDGKGRDFNLFKFNLLEGGGTGGSSYLITYDGVNVLLDCGINFKDDNVYYDNLKKIGVDIKDIDLLVITHCHLDHCGGIVNLIKSGLSCPVIMSYETKYILNGFFSKNSNMQDLNLNDADYKLLNKINSMTLTDCLFDESVKGRKVLVKLMPSGHILGACGAYVEIDGFSVFYTGDFTVKDVETNSGLTIPDGMHADVLITEATFGYTSSFSVYDKAIQDKLILEVIRELANHGVGFIPAFAVGKAQDLLILMKKNFEYMPYNVYVDGALSHITMLYEKLMGPIYGNGVLNANDIKLYDSKREFIRKEISLGNCLVMTSSDNLTEGSTSFVYGRELMSFDNAILLNISNNIKKPISMLQENIPIINHGILQDILEVFLKLTPKKVYIVHRGAKTNSTFNIEEILNLFDDVDVVAP; from the coding sequence GTGAAGCCAATTTACGATCATATAGTTTCTGAATACGATACCAAGCTTAAAGCATACGTAGAAGAAAGGAGGTATATGGATGCGTATAAATACATTTTCAAACAAAAGAATCTTGTCAGCGATCTCGATAGAAGTATTTACTTATACTTAATTTTATGGCAAGTTAAAGTTGAAATTTATCTCGGTATTATTGAAGATGCGAAAGAGCACTTTTTGAACATTTTTGATAATATTATTTTATCTAAGAATAACATACCATTATTTATTGAATGTGTGCTACTGCTTGACATGTTTGAATTGTCGTTAAAAAAAGATGGCATATATGAGCAATTGATAAACTATGATGAAGAAAATAATTGGATAAATTTATATATTTTTATATTAAGTTTTAAAAATAAAAGCAGGAATTATTCAATTGAGGACGAACTACTATATATGGCAGAAAAAAATACTGACAGATTTTTTCGGTCGTTAATACATACTGTATTGGCAGAGGCATATAAAGATGATGATGATGCGAGATGGCGCATTGAATTGAGGAAGGCTTATGAGCTTAATCACGACAATTTGAGAATGATTAGGCTTATGATACAATGGGGCGTCAAAGGAGATGATGAGCTTAGAAAGGTTAAATATTTTAGGTATTTTCCTGAAAATAAATTTATTTTAAAGAAGTATTACCAGCTTTACAGCGAAGTAGATGGTAAAGGTCGTGATTTTAATCTGTTTAAATTTAATTTATTAGAAGGTGGTGGTACAGGTGGCAGTAGTTACTTAATAACGTACGATGGTGTCAATGTATTATTAGATTGTGGCATTAACTTTAAAGATGATAACGTATATTATGATAATTTAAAAAAAATTGGCGTTGATATTAAAGATATTGATTTGCTTGTTATTACCCATTGTCATCTTGATCATTGTGGAGGAATTGTAAACCTTATAAAAAGCGGATTAAGCTGCCCTGTAATTATGTCTTATGAGACAAAGTATATATTGAACGGATTTTTTTCTAAAAACAGCAATATGCAGGATTTGAACCTAAATGATGCTGATTATAAGTTGCTGAATAAAATAAACAGCATGACATTGACCGATTGCCTTTTTGACGAATCTGTGAAAGGCAGAAAAGTCTTAGTGAAACTTATGCCGTCTGGACATATATTGGGAGCTTGCGGGGCTTATGTAGAAATCGACGGTTTTTCGGTGTTTTATACAGGTGATTTTACTGTAAAAGATGTTGAGACAAATAGTGGTCTTACGATTCCAGATGGAATGCACGCTGATGTGCTGATTACTGAAGCTACGTTTGGATATACGTCAAGCTTTAGCGTATACGATAAGGCAATTCAAGATAAGTTGATTCTGGAAGTGATAAGGGAATTAGCCAATCATGGCGTTGGCTTTATACCTGCATTTGCTGTAGGAAAAGCTCAGGATCTATTGATTCTTATGAAGAAAAACTTTGAATACATGCCGTACAATGTGTATGTAGATGGAGCATTGTCACATATAACCATGCTATATGAAAAATTAATGGGCCCCATTTACGGAAATGGCGTGTTAAATGCAAACGACATAAAATTGTATGATAGCAAAAGGGAATTCATACGAAAGGAAATCTCTCTTGGAAATTGTCTGGTAATGACCAGCTCGGACAATCTAACCGAAGGCAGCACTTCTTTTGTGTACGGACGGGAGTTGATGTCATTTGACAATGCGATTTTGCTTAACATAAGCAACAACATAAAGAAACCTATATCTATGTTGCAGGAGAATATTCCTATTATAAATCATGGGATACTGCAGGATATTTTAGAAGTATTTTTGAAATTGACGCCTAAAAAGGTTTATATTGTTCACAGAGGAGCAAAGACAAATAGTACATTTAATATTGAGGAGATTTTGAATTTGTTTGATGATGTAGACGTTGTGGCTCCTTAG
- the dhaM gene encoding dihydroxyacetone kinase phosphoryl donor subunit DhaM, with product MVGIVIVSHSKKVADGLYELADQMTGGKIRIGRSGGTKDGRLGTNVDEIVEEIKKCESGDGVLILVDLGSSVMSAQMALEFLDEEYAGKVEIADAPLVEGTIAASVEASIGSDILKVKEVAEAAKNLVKI from the coding sequence ATGGTAGGTATAGTTATTGTGTCTCATTCAAAGAAGGTGGCGGATGGCTTGTACGAATTGGCTGACCAGATGACAGGAGGAAAAATTAGAATAGGTAGATCTGGAGGCACCAAAGATGGGCGATTAGGCACAAATGTAGACGAAATCGTAGAAGAAATAAAAAAGTGCGAAAGCGGTGACGGCGTTTTAATTTTAGTTGATTTAGGAAGTTCTGTCATGAGTGCTCAAATGGCGTTAGAATTTCTTGACGAAGAATACGCGGGAAAAGTTGAGATAGCAGATGCGCCTCTTGTTGAAGGAACGATTGCGGCAAGCGTAGAAGCTTCAATAGGCAGTGACATATTAAAAGTTAAAGAAGTGGCAGAAGCAGCTAAGAATCTTGTTAAGATTTAA
- the dhaL gene encoding dihydroxyacetone kinase subunit DhaL, with protein sequence MLLTKSDVVNILDDIVKIVEDNRQYLTELDAAIGDADHGINLDRGFKAVRDKMPQFSDKDIGAILKNVGMVLVSTVGGASGPLYGTFFMRMGNVVSGKNTLDENDIIAMFEAGLSGIKERGKAQAGDKTMIDAMEPALNELKRALSEGRGLKEAIEAAANDAYNGVLMTKDIAAKKGRASYLGERSIGHQDPGATSAYLMIKTVADYVDKLQQ encoded by the coding sequence TTGTTGTTGACAAAAAGTGATGTAGTAAACATTTTAGATGACATAGTAAAGATAGTAGAGGACAATAGACAATACCTTACGGAATTGGATGCTGCAATAGGAGATGCTGATCACGGCATAAACCTTGATAGAGGGTTTAAAGCGGTGCGAGATAAGATGCCACAATTTTCAGACAAAGACATAGGCGCAATACTTAAAAATGTTGGCATGGTCTTAGTTTCTACTGTAGGTGGAGCATCTGGACCGCTTTATGGAACATTCTTTATGAGAATGGGCAATGTAGTATCAGGTAAAAACACATTAGATGAAAATGATATTATCGCGATGTTTGAGGCTGGCCTTTCTGGAATAAAAGAAAGAGGAAAAGCGCAAGCTGGAGACAAGACTATGATCGACGCGATGGAACCTGCCTTGAATGAGTTAAAGAGAGCATTAAGTGAAGGACGCGGTTTAAAAGAAGCTATAGAAGCGGCGGCAAATGATGCATACAATGGTGTTCTAATGACTAAAGACATTGCTGCAAAAAAAGGCAGAGCAAGTTATCTTGGCGAAAGAAGCATTGGACACCAGGATCCTGGAGCGACATCGGCTTATTTAATGATAAAAACTGTTGCTGATTATGTAGATAAGTTGCAACAATGA
- the dhaK gene encoding dihydroxyacetone kinase subunit DhaK, whose translation MKKLINNPEEVVKEMASGLLYAYPTYLRKLDNVDVVVRKSSPVEGKVGLVSGGGSGHEPAHAGYVGKGMLDAACLGAVFTSPTPDQIYEAIKAVDGGKGVLLIIKNYTGDVMNFEMAKEMAEMDGIKVSEVIVNDDVAVENSTYTQGRRGIAGTVFVHKIAGAKAEEGAELEEVKEVAEKVIKNLRSMGMAFTPCIVPAAGKPSFTLDEDEIEIGIGIHGEPGTHRENIKNAKEIVAELMDKIVSDLPFNDGDEVALMVNGLGATPLSELFIANKEVNEYLMGKNINIYKTFVGEYMTSLEMSGFSITLLKLDDELKGLLDASADTPAFKQL comes from the coding sequence ATGAAAAAGCTCATTAACAATCCTGAAGAAGTTGTAAAGGAAATGGCGTCAGGACTTCTTTACGCATATCCAACATACTTGAGAAAGCTTGATAATGTAGATGTAGTAGTAAGGAAGTCATCTCCTGTTGAAGGGAAAGTCGGGCTTGTAAGCGGTGGTGGCAGTGGACATGAGCCTGCACATGCAGGGTATGTGGGGAAAGGTATGTTGGATGCAGCTTGTTTAGGTGCTGTTTTTACGTCGCCAACGCCTGATCAAATCTATGAAGCTATAAAAGCTGTAGATGGAGGAAAAGGTGTTTTGCTCATAATCAAAAACTATACAGGCGATGTAATGAATTTTGAGATGGCAAAAGAGATGGCTGAGATGGATGGCATAAAGGTTTCAGAAGTGATTGTAAATGATGATGTGGCTGTTGAAAACAGCACATATACGCAGGGAAGGAGAGGTATTGCTGGCACTGTTTTCGTTCATAAAATAGCGGGAGCTAAAGCTGAAGAAGGGGCTGAGCTTGAAGAAGTCAAAGAAGTTGCGGAAAAGGTCATAAAGAATTTAAGGTCTATGGGAATGGCATTTACACCATGCATTGTGCCTGCAGCAGGAAAGCCAAGCTTTACGCTTGATGAAGATGAAATTGAGATAGGAATTGGAATACACGGTGAACCTGGTACACATAGGGAGAATATAAAGAATGCGAAAGAGATAGTTGCAGAACTTATGGACAAAATTGTTTCTGATTTGCCGTTTAACGACGGTGATGAAGTGGCATTGATGGTAAATGGCCTTGGTGCTACACCTCTTTCAGAGCTTTTCATAGCAAACAAAGAAGTGAATGAATACCTTATGGGAAAAAATATCAACATTTATAAGACTTTCGTGGGTGAATACATGACATCCCTTGAGATGAGCGGATTTTCAATAACACTTTTAAAACTTGATGATGAGCTTAAAGGGCTTTTAGATGCATCAGCCGATACACCTGCATTTAAGCAATTATAG
- a CDS encoding sigma 54-interacting transcriptional regulator: MEKICERIKSPINIHSQISAMIVRRVNDVCKKDNVKVMLKKAESARLVPANSMLSMITFFASEGDDIDIIVEGDNCISSMEEIKKIFLVDLKKVNDESGTYELLKNTSIAYEEIFNSIAVGIIATDDNGIITIFNKASEKITGFSLDKAIGKNISEVMTDIDVSQVLKYGSEFLNKKYVIGEKTLFLNMTPIYAGGNITGSLVVFQDFPQIEYLEGELKRSRKLDKAFDIIVGNSGKLKDALTVASKAAETDSNVIIRGESGTGKELVANAIHYSSKRHDKPFIRVNCAAIPSTLLESELFGHEKGAFTGAIMQKIGKFELADGGTIFLDEIGDIPIEIQAKLLRVLQDKEFERVGGIRTIKVDVRIIAATNKNLEEAMKNGTFREDLYYRLNVIPVFLPALRDRKEDIPVLVEHFIRKMNKKLGRNVQFITNTAIKALIKYDWPGNIRELENLIERCITLSDKEYIDFDDLPSYIKNVKDSKDDEVIYLGDNYDIEKMENYEYKIIKAALSRYKSFNKAGKALGLTHKTVAAKARKFHLVEN; the protein is encoded by the coding sequence CTTAAAAAAGCTGAAAGCGCAAGGCTTGTGCCTGCCAATAGCATGCTTTCCATGATAACTTTTTTTGCATCAGAAGGCGATGATATCGATATAATCGTAGAAGGAGATAACTGCATTTCTTCAATGGAAGAGATTAAAAAGATTTTTTTAGTGGATTTAAAAAAGGTAAATGACGAGAGTGGAACATATGAGCTTTTAAAGAATACGTCTATTGCGTACGAAGAAATATTTAACTCCATTGCAGTTGGCATAATTGCTACGGACGATAATGGAATCATAACTATATTTAATAAGGCGTCTGAAAAAATAACAGGCTTTAGCCTTGATAAAGCAATTGGCAAAAATATAAGTGAGGTTATGACAGATATAGATGTAAGTCAAGTCTTAAAATATGGAAGTGAGTTTTTAAACAAAAAATACGTCATAGGTGAAAAAACGCTTTTTTTAAACATGACTCCTATTTATGCTGGAGGCAACATTACTGGATCATTGGTGGTATTTCAAGATTTTCCGCAAATCGAGTACCTTGAAGGAGAACTTAAAAGAAGCAGAAAACTTGATAAAGCCTTTGACATAATAGTAGGTAACAGTGGAAAATTGAAAGATGCATTGACGGTGGCATCTAAAGCGGCAGAAACGGATTCTAACGTCATAATACGTGGTGAAAGCGGGACAGGAAAAGAATTAGTTGCTAATGCGATACATTATTCAAGCAAAAGACACGATAAACCTTTTATAAGGGTAAATTGCGCTGCTATACCAAGCACACTTTTAGAAAGTGAGCTTTTTGGTCACGAAAAAGGAGCGTTTACTGGCGCAATAATGCAGAAAATAGGGAAGTTTGAACTTGCTGACGGAGGGACGATCTTCCTGGATGAAATAGGAGATATTCCAATTGAAATTCAAGCAAAACTTTTAAGGGTTCTTCAAGATAAAGAGTTTGAACGAGTTGGCGGGATAAGGACTATAAAAGTAGACGTAAGGATAATTGCGGCAACAAACAAAAATCTTGAAGAAGCCATGAAAAATGGCACATTTAGGGAAGACCTCTATTACCGGTTAAATGTTATACCTGTATTTTTGCCAGCCTTAAGGGATAGAAAAGAAGACATTCCCGTTTTGGTAGAGCATTTTATAAGAAAGATGAACAAAAAACTTGGAAGAAATGTTCAGTTTATTACAAATACAGCCATAAAAGCCTTGATAAAGTACGATTGGCCGGGAAATATAAGAGAGCTGGAAAATCTCATTGAAAGATGTATTACATTAAGCGATAAAGAGTACATTGACTTCGACGATCTTCCATCGTATATAAAAAATGTGAAAGACAGCAAAGACGATGAGGTAATATATTTAGGCGACAATTACGATATTGAAAAGATGGAAAATTATGAGTATAAAATAATCAAAGCCGCATTATCCAGGTATAAAAGTTTTAACAAAGCTGGAAAAGCTTTAGGATTGACACATAAAACTGTAGCTGCAAAGGCAAGGAAATTTCATTTGGTTGAAAATTAA